A stretch of the Crocinitomicaceae bacterium genome encodes the following:
- a CDS encoding S8 family serine peptidase — protein sequence MKKLIFTSLLFSLLPCMAQENFQEATYVPGEVLIQIDDPSNIVEVIESHQFIADVYTGLRVSREISKPVNIWLLSFDENAISHDQMLTSLYTNKHILIAQNNHYIQERVTVPNDPSFGSQWHHVNTNDKDIDSDLAWDVTTGGTTSNGDEIVVCVIEGSGANWAHADLVANHWVNTAEIPNNSIDDDGNGYVDDYDGWNSGNNTDNIGTGTHGTQVSGMIGAVGNNNTNVAGANWTVKIMQVDMGSLTEANVIAAYTYPLTLRQDYNASGGTDGAFVVATNASWGIDYGDPTDYPLWCDFYNTLGQAGILNCGATANLNINIDTQGDMPTACSSPYMISVTATNNNDVRTFSGYGQTTIDLGAPGENVVTTGSTGISTVSGTSFASPVTAGVIALLYSVPCSGLADLALSDPQAAADFVRDALLNGVDPVSNLTTETVTGGRLNANNSVQYVLTNCPTTCDMTSSGISTDPDCADDCNGIITVTATGGTGIYQYDIGSGPQGSNTFTGLCEGTYSVTVTDGGACTQVLDFTVTDPSAVDGSVVISPSPSGNDGSIDLTPSGGSAPYSFAWTGPSGFTSSSEDISALAPGLYNVTITDNNGCQFTLTGLDVPSCDMILNETTVNATCNGDCDGSVVINPTGGSGIFTYDIGTGAQTSNTFNSLCAGTYSVTVDDGDLCNQTVDITINEPAALGGGTAVTDELIGADGAINLTVTGGVAPYSFAWTGPSGYTASTEDITGLVGGIYNVVVTDNNGCIILISDVTVGSSVGFDEHELLFNIYPNPADKQITISYPSEQLVQFYLFDVSGRTVGIYSINKTSEINISTLAGGTYTYTIVHSDGTLLQSGHLIIE from the coding sequence ATGAAAAAGCTAATTTTCACTTCGCTTCTTTTTTCTTTACTTCCTTGTATGGCGCAAGAAAATTTCCAAGAGGCAACGTATGTTCCCGGAGAAGTTCTAATTCAAATTGATGATCCCTCAAATATTGTCGAGGTTATTGAATCACATCAATTTATTGCCGATGTTTATACCGGCTTGCGTGTTTCCAGAGAAATTTCAAAGCCAGTCAATATCTGGCTACTTTCATTTGATGAGAACGCGATCAGTCATGACCAAATGTTGACTTCTTTGTACACCAACAAACATATTCTGATTGCACAAAACAATCATTATATTCAGGAGAGAGTTACTGTGCCAAACGATCCTTCTTTTGGTTCTCAATGGCATCATGTAAATACCAATGATAAAGACATTGATTCTGATTTGGCATGGGATGTTACCACAGGTGGCACCACATCCAACGGAGATGAAATTGTGGTATGCGTGATTGAAGGATCAGGAGCCAACTGGGCGCATGCTGATCTTGTGGCAAACCATTGGGTGAATACAGCTGAAATCCCTAACAACAGTATTGATGATGATGGCAACGGGTACGTTGATGATTATGATGGATGGAATTCAGGAAACAACACAGACAACATTGGTACCGGTACACACGGCACACAAGTAAGTGGAATGATTGGCGCAGTTGGAAATAACAACACAAACGTTGCCGGTGCAAACTGGACAGTAAAAATAATGCAGGTTGATATGGGCTCACTCACTGAAGCAAATGTGATTGCTGCTTATACATATCCTTTAACCTTGCGGCAAGATTACAATGCAAGTGGAGGAACTGATGGCGCTTTTGTTGTTGCTACAAATGCATCATGGGGAATTGACTATGGTGATCCAACGGATTACCCTTTGTGGTGTGATTTCTATAATACCCTTGGACAAGCCGGAATATTAAATTGTGGCGCAACAGCAAATCTGAATATCAATATAGACACACAAGGTGACATGCCAACTGCTTGTTCAAGTCCGTACATGATTTCTGTAACAGCAACTAACAACAATGATGTCCGCACGTTCTCAGGATACGGACAAACAACCATTGATTTAGGAGCTCCGGGAGAAAATGTAGTTACCACCGGTAGCACTGGAATTTCAACTGTATCGGGAACCTCATTTGCATCACCTGTTACCGCAGGGGTAATTGCCCTTTTATATTCAGTACCTTGTAGTGGACTTGCAGATTTGGCATTGTCTGATCCGCAAGCAGCTGCAGATTTTGTGAGAGATGCTCTACTCAATGGAGTTGATCCTGTTTCTAATTTAACTACTGAAACTGTAACCGGTGGAAGATTGAATGCTAATAACAGTGTTCAATACGTACTTACCAATTGTCCAACCACATGTGATATGACATCATCAGGAATTTCAACTGACCCTGATTGCGCAGATGATTGCAATGGTATTATCACCGTAACTGCAACCGGCGGAACAGGTATTTATCAATACGATATTGGAAGTGGACCACAAGGTTCAAACACATTTACCGGTTTGTGTGAAGGCACTTATTCTGTTACCGTAACCGATGGCGGAGCTTGTACACAAGTTCTTGATTTCACCGTAACTGATCCTTCAGCTGTGGATGGGTCTGTTGTCATCTCTCCATCTCCGTCAGGGAATGATGGAAGTATTGATCTCACTCCTTCAGGCGGAAGCGCACCCTATTCATTTGCTTGGACAGGGCCATCAGGATTTACATCTTCTTCTGAAGACATAAGCGCCTTGGCTCCCGGTTTATATAATGTAACAATTACGGATAATAACGGATGCCAATTTACTCTAACCGGACTTGATGTGCCATCATGCGATATGATATTAAATGAGACAACCGTGAACGCAACTTGCAACGGTGATTGTGATGGATCAGTAGTAATAAATCCTACCGGAGGTTCAGGAATTTTTACGTATGATATAGGGACGGGTGCGCAAACTTCAAACACATTTAATTCACTTTGTGCAGGAACGTATTCGGTAACGGTTGATGATGGAGATTTGTGTAACCAAACCGTTGACATCACAATTAATGAACCAGCTGCCTTGGGTGGCGGAACTGCAGTTACCGATGAACTAATTGGTGCTGACGGTGCAATTAATCTCACCGTTACAGGGGGAGTTGCGCCTTATTCTTTTGCTTGGACAGGTCCATCAGGATACACTGCTTCAACTGAAGATATCACAGGACTTGTTGGCGGAATTTACAATGTAGTAGTGACAGATAATAACGGTTGCATCATCTTGATTTCAGATGTTACGGTTGGATCATCTGTTGGATTTGATGAACATGAATTACTATTTAATATCTACCCAAATCCGGCTGACAAACAAATTACCATTAGTTATCCTTCAGAACAGCTTGTGCAGTTTTACTTATTTGATGTAAGCGGAAGAACAGTTGGAATATACAGCATCAACAAAACTTCAGAAATAAACATATCAACGCTTGCGGGTGGTACGTATACATACACCATTGTTCATTCAGATGGAACTTTATTACAATCCGGTCATTTAATTATTGAATAG
- a CDS encoding PKD domain-containing protein codes for MKKIFNLFLLGAATFVLQNLNAQTVIWSEDFDPTPGGWTYAAIGPNGADPNFFEMDDDESGVAPPGCGVAGTGNQTLHITSVFFPGGGAAYDAGGLCGILTCPQTATRAQSPNISTVGYTNLTLSFDYIMGGDASDFGGLWYNDGMGWVALTNPLPQTPGGCLPQGQWTNYSIALPVSCENIANLQIGFSWINNDDGVGTDPSIAINDIEITTPTSTPPVASFTTTSTTICVGDCIDFTNTSTGGPFTTTDWTFTGATPATSAVNNPTNICYNTAGTYDVSLFVEDANGNDIETTVGYITVVNTPNAGADGSSNICNNATLDLNTLLSGADAGGIWAETSGTPSGQFTAGTGVLDGNGLGVGNVYTFTYTVSASCGSDVSTFTITVIDCSAGTPPTADFSASQTTICAGDCITFIDLSTPGDITNWAWDWGGGATPNNFVGQHPSAICFDTPGTFTVTLAVINPFGNDTETMTITVNALPTVTANASPSTTICAGDPVTLTGGGASTYTWTGGVTNGTPFTPAATATYTVTGTDANMCENTANITITVTTCVPMVAGFSYNDNICAGDCITFTDTTTGSPISWNWDFGGGGNPATSTDQNPVVCFDAPGTYNIQLTTTDAGGNNSSTTNSISVFALPTVTAELDTTIDIGGAVELIAAGSGSGSYMWTPDDGDIDCDTCSSTYAYPLIDTEFFVVFTDINGCTAQDTVSVVVNFIEGIGIPQAFSPNGDDQNDVLFVLGYGIKQMNFTIYNRYGQKVFETTDQTIGWDGTFKGKDENPGVFVWVLEYTFITGQGGVMNGNTTLIR; via the coding sequence ATGAAAAAAATTTTCAATTTGTTTTTACTGGGTGCAGCCACATTCGTTTTACAGAATTTGAATGCACAAACTGTGATTTGGAGTGAGGACTTTGATCCAACTCCCGGCGGATGGACTTATGCTGCAATTGGACCAAATGGAGCCGATCCTAATTTTTTTGAAATGGATGATGATGAATCCGGTGTTGCGCCTCCGGGTTGTGGTGTTGCCGGTACCGGAAATCAAACATTACACATCACATCGGTATTTTTTCCTGGTGGTGGTGCAGCCTATGATGCCGGCGGTCTATGCGGAATTTTAACTTGCCCTCAAACAGCAACACGTGCGCAATCTCCTAATATTTCTACGGTTGGATATACCAATCTTACCCTCTCATTTGATTATATAATGGGTGGAGATGCCTCTGATTTTGGTGGTTTATGGTATAATGACGGAATGGGGTGGGTAGCTCTTACCAATCCTTTGCCTCAAACTCCAGGTGGTTGTTTGCCACAAGGTCAGTGGACTAATTACTCTATTGCATTACCGGTATCATGTGAGAATATTGCCAATTTACAAATTGGATTCAGCTGGATAAATAATGATGATGGAGTTGGAACTGACCCGTCTATTGCAATCAATGACATTGAAATTACTACGCCAACATCTACACCTCCTGTTGCATCTTTCACTACCACGTCAACTACAATTTGTGTTGGTGATTGCATTGACTTTACTAATACAAGTACCGGTGGCCCTTTCACAACTACTGACTGGACTTTTACAGGTGCTACGCCGGCGACATCTGCCGTAAATAACCCAACCAATATTTGTTATAATACAGCCGGAACTTATGATGTTTCTTTGTTTGTTGAAGATGCTAACGGAAATGATATTGAAACAACAGTAGGCTACATAACTGTTGTAAACACACCAAACGCCGGTGCAGATGGAAGTTCTAATATTTGTAACAACGCCACGCTTGATTTAAATACCTTATTGAGCGGTGCTGATGCAGGTGGAATCTGGGCAGAAACTTCAGGCACACCAAGCGGACAATTTACAGCAGGTACCGGTGTGCTTGACGGAAATGGATTGGGTGTAGGAAATGTCTACACGTTTACGTATACCGTTTCTGCAAGCTGTGGTTCTGATGTTTCAACCTTCACCATTACGGTGATTGATTGCAGTGCGGGTACTCCACCAACAGCTGATTTTTCTGCTTCGCAAACTACAATTTGTGCAGGTGACTGCATCACCTTTATTGATTTGAGTACACCGGGTGATATTACCAACTGGGCATGGGATTGGGGTGGAGGTGCCACACCAAACAATTTTGTTGGTCAACATCCATCTGCAATTTGCTTTGATACGCCGGGTACTTTTACCGTTACGCTGGCAGTAATTAATCCATTTGGCAATGATACTGAAACTATGACTATCACGGTGAATGCCTTGCCAACGGTAACTGCAAATGCATCTCCATCTACTACAATTTGCGCTGGTGATCCGGTTACGTTAACCGGTGGTGGAGCATCAACCTATACATGGACAGGTGGAGTAACTAACGGTACACCATTCACTCCTGCTGCCACTGCCACATATACTGTTACGGGTACAGATGCCAATATGTGCGAAAATACGGCCAACATTACTATCACTGTTACTACCTGCGTGCCAATGGTTGCAGGGTTTAGTTATAACGACAATATTTGCGCAGGTGATTGTATCACTTTTACAGATACTACAACCGGTAGCCCTATTTCATGGAATTGGGATTTTGGCGGCGGTGGAAATCCTGCTACATCTACTGACCAAAATCCGGTGGTATGTTTTGATGCACCCGGCACGTATAATATCCAATTAACAACTACTGATGCAGGAGGAAATAATTCATCTACCACAAACAGTATTTCTGTTTTTGCTTTACCAACAGTTACAGCAGAATTAGATACTACCATTGATATTGGAGGAGCAGTAGAATTAATTGCTGCCGGAAGTGGTAGCGGTTCATATATGTGGACTCCTGATGATGGTGATATTGATTGTGATACTTGCTCGTCAACTTATGCATATCCATTAATTGATACTGAGTTCTTTGTTGTATTCACAGACATCAATGGATGCACTGCACAAGATACGGTATCAGTTGTCGTAAATTTTATTGAAGGAATTGGAATACCACAAGCATTCTCACCAAATGGCGACGATCAAAATGATGTATTATTTGTGCTTGGTTATGGGATTAAGCAAATGAACTTTACCATCTATAATCGCTATGGACAGAAAGTTTTTGAAACGACTGATCAAACCATTGGTTGGGATGGAACATTTAAAGGCAAAGATGAAAATCCCGGCGTGTTTGTGTGGGTGCTTGAGTACACTTTTATCACCGGACAAGGTGGAGTGATGAATGGTAATACTACATTAATCAGATAA
- a CDS encoding sodium-translocating pyrophosphatase has protein sequence MEKLIYIIPAFGVIALIYMFILSKWVTKQNAGSEKMRGIASAIADGAMAFLKAEYRVLAIFVVLAGILLGIISTVPGIKAEHSHWFIVVAFVIGAFFSALAGFIGMRVATKANVRTAEAAKTSLAKALKVSFTGGTVMGLGVAGLAVLGLSMLFILIYHMFMNGQWTNTGDMTMVLEALAGFSLGAESIALFARVGGGIYTKAADVGADLVGKVEAGIPEDDPRNPATIADNVGDNVGDVAGMGADLFGSYVATVLAAMVLGNYVIKDMGGSVTDAFGNIGPILLPLVIAALGIVFSIVGTWLVKVKEEGANESKVQGALNLGNWTSIILTLIASYFIITAMLPEKMTMSFFGEGMKEVTSMMVFGAVIIGLTVGGLISFITEFYTGMGKRPVRGVIEKSGTGAATNIIAGLSLGMMSTAMPVLLFAGAIWGSYSLAGFYGVAIAASAMMATTAMQLAIDAFGPIADNAGGVAEMSELPKEVRAKTDILDSVGNTTAAIGKGFAIASAALTALALFAAYVTFTGIDGINIFKADVLAALFVGGMVPVVFSALAMSSVGKAAMQMVNEVRRQFREIPGILEGTGKPDYGKCVEISTRAAIREMMLPGAITIISPIIIGFVMGPEALGAYMAGVCVSGVLWALFQNNAGGAWDNAKKSFEKGVVINGETFYKKSEPHKAAVTGDTVGDPFKDTSGPSMNILIKLTCLVGLVIAPLLSGGHHEEEITTPADTTVTTQNDIQIKKMVLTDTLGVNVEIEQKTENGNTSVSVLAGNPNLLSDADLSTLKKDGFDLVKLVDANRWNALVIE, from the coding sequence ATGGAAAAATTAATTTACATCATTCCTGCATTCGGCGTAATTGCGCTGATTTACATGTTTATTCTTTCTAAATGGGTAACCAAACAAAATGCAGGGAGTGAAAAAATGCGCGGCATAGCAAGTGCAATTGCAGATGGTGCAATGGCTTTTTTGAAAGCAGAATATCGCGTATTGGCAATTTTTGTGGTGTTAGCAGGTATATTGCTCGGCATCATTTCAACTGTACCCGGAATTAAAGCAGAGCATTCACATTGGTTCATTGTGGTTGCCTTTGTGATAGGAGCCTTTTTCAGCGCCCTTGCCGGATTCATTGGAATGCGTGTTGCAACCAAAGCCAATGTAAGAACAGCTGAAGCAGCAAAAACTTCATTAGCCAAAGCTTTAAAAGTTTCATTCACCGGCGGAACCGTAATGGGACTTGGCGTTGCGGGCTTAGCTGTGCTTGGATTGAGCATGTTGTTTATTTTGATTTACCACATGTTCATGAACGGTCAATGGACCAACACTGGAGATATGACCATGGTATTGGAAGCGCTTGCAGGCTTTTCATTAGGTGCTGAATCTATTGCTCTTTTTGCGCGCGTGGGTGGAGGTATTTATACAAAAGCGGCTGATGTTGGAGCTGACTTGGTTGGTAAAGTGGAAGCCGGTATCCCTGAAGATGACCCGCGCAACCCCGCTACCATTGCCGACAACGTAGGTGATAACGTAGGTGATGTTGCCGGTATGGGTGCTGATTTATTTGGATCTTACGTAGCTACTGTTCTGGCAGCTATGGTACTTGGAAATTATGTGATTAAAGACATGGGCGGAAGTGTTACAGATGCTTTTGGAAATATTGGACCCATCTTACTTCCATTGGTCATTGCAGCATTAGGAATTGTCTTCTCTATTGTTGGAACATGGTTAGTGAAAGTAAAAGAAGAAGGTGCTAATGAAAGCAAAGTTCAAGGCGCACTCAATTTAGGTAACTGGACATCCATCATACTTACACTTATTGCTTCTTACTTTATTATTACAGCCATGTTGCCAGAAAAAATGACCATGAGTTTCTTTGGTGAAGGCATGAAAGAAGTTACTTCCATGATGGTTTTTGGTGCTGTTATTATTGGTCTTACAGTTGGCGGTTTAATTTCTTTCATTACTGAATTTTATACCGGCATGGGCAAACGTCCTGTAAGAGGTGTTATTGAAAAATCAGGAACCGGAGCTGCAACCAACATTATTGCCGGATTATCATTAGGTATGATGAGTACTGCAATGCCCGTTCTTTTATTTGCCGGTGCAATTTGGGGTTCTTATTCTTTAGCCGGATTTTATGGTGTTGCAATTGCTGCTTCTGCTATGATGGCAACTACCGCTATGCAACTTGCAATTGATGCATTTGGCCCTATTGCTGACAACGCAGGTGGTGTTGCTGAAATGAGTGAATTGCCTAAAGAAGTGCGCGCTAAAACAGATATTTTAGATTCAGTGGGTAATACTACCGCTGCTATTGGAAAAGGATTTGCTATTGCATCTGCCGCACTCACAGCACTTGCTTTGTTTGCCGCTTATGTGACATTCACCGGAATTGACGGTATCAATATTTTTAAAGCAGATGTGCTTGCAGCGCTTTTTGTTGGCGGTATGGTGCCGGTTGTTTTTTCAGCCCTTGCAATGAGTTCTGTTGGTAAGGCGGCTATGCAAATGGTGAATGAAGTACGTCGTCAGTTTAGAGAAATTCCTGGAATTTTAGAAGGAACCGGAAAACCTGACTACGGAAAATGTGTAGAAATTTCTACGCGTGCTGCCATTCGTGAAATGATGTTGCCGGGTGCAATCACTATTATCTCTCCAATCATCATTGGTTTTGTAATGGGACCTGAAGCGCTTGGAGCTTATATGGCAGGAGTATGTGTTAGTGGTGTACTTTGGGCTTTGTTCCAAAACAACGCCGGTGGAGCATGGGACAATGCAAAAAAATCTTTTGAGAAAGGTGTTGTAATTAACGGTGAAACTTTCTACAAAAAATCTGAACCACACAAAGCAGCTGTAACAGGTGATACTGTTGGTGATCCTTTCAAAGACACATCTGGTCCATCTATGAATATTTTGATTAAACTAACTTGTTTGGTTGGTTTAGTTATTGCCCCGCTATTAAGTGGAGGTCATCATGAAGAAGAAATTACAACGCCTGCTGACACTACTGTAACCACGCAAAATGATATTCAAATTAAAAAAATGGTGCTTACTGATACATTAGGTGTGAATGTTGAGATAGAACAAAAAACAGAAAACGGAAATACCTCAGTCAGCGTTTTAGCAGGTAATCCAAACCTATTGTCAGATGCAGATCTTTCTACCTTAAAAAAAGACGGATTTGATTTAGTAAAACTTGTTGATGCCAACCGCTGGAATGCCTTGGTTATTGAATAA
- a CDS encoding PorP/SprF family type IX secretion system membrane protein — protein MKKIQAIFVITLGITSGAFAQQDKHFSMFAESPVYMNPAAAGFSPGNMQLFTNFRMQWLTVSDTPFRTISGSADWRMMDHGSFMGMGINFYNDLSGDTKYQTNEVTLPINYAIELSRDNHLSLGIQPAWYQRTMLNQNVTWDNQWTGTSFNTSINSGETILNQNLSLNKFDISAGIYWYAHLNKNVRLSFGLAGHHLSKQKINFMAEDNKLYRKLTLHGQAVFKNPNSQLSIIPAFYGFIQGPNKELVIGSNFRYLIRGSSRVTGYFEEIALSWGAYYRLGDAILANIIFDFAGLSVGAAYDLNISSLTRASGGVGGFEVFLRYRIQFGTGGLGNPSIH, from the coding sequence ATGAAAAAGATACAGGCAATTTTTGTAATCACGTTGGGAATTACGTCAGGCGCTTTTGCCCAACAAGATAAGCACTTCTCTATGTTTGCTGAATCACCGGTTTATATGAATCCGGCGGCGGCTGGTTTTTCTCCGGGAAATATGCAATTGTTTACCAATTTCAGAATGCAGTGGCTCACTGTTTCTGATACGCCATTCAGAACAATTAGTGGAAGTGCTGATTGGAGAATGATGGATCATGGCAGCTTCATGGGTATGGGTATTAATTTTTATAATGATTTGTCAGGTGACACAAAATATCAAACCAATGAAGTAACTCTGCCAATTAACTATGCTATTGAATTGTCAAGAGATAATCACTTGTCTCTTGGTATTCAACCAGCGTGGTATCAGCGAACCATGTTAAATCAAAATGTAACCTGGGATAATCAATGGACTGGTACATCTTTTAATACAAGCATCAACAGCGGTGAAACAATTTTAAATCAAAATTTGTCACTCAATAAATTTGATATTTCAGCCGGAATTTACTGGTATGCACACTTGAATAAAAATGTGCGTTTGTCTTTTGGTTTGGCAGGACATCACTTGTCAAAACAAAAAATTAATTTCATGGCTGAAGACAATAAATTATACCGCAAACTGACCTTGCACGGTCAGGCAGTATTTAAAAATCCAAATTCACAATTGTCTATCATTCCTGCATTTTATGGATTTATTCAAGGGCCAAATAAAGAGTTGGTCATTGGGTCAAACTTCAGATACCTCATTCGTGGTTCATCACGTGTGACAGGATATTTTGAAGAGATTGCATTGTCATGGGGCGCATACTACAGATTAGGTGACGCAATTCTTGCAAATATTATTTTTGATTTTGCCGGATTAAGTGTTGGTGCAGCATATGATTTAAATATATCATCACTCACCAGAGCATCAGGTGGAGTTGGCGGATTTGAGGTATTTTTAAGATATCGCATCCAATTTGGAACCGGAGGTTTAGGTAATCCAAGTATCCATTAA
- the dusB gene encoding tRNA dihydrouridine synthase DusB — MSVKIRDIELGEFPLLLAPMEDVSDPPFRALCKKHGADLMYTEFISSEGLIRDAVKSKQKLDIFEYERPIGIQIFGSDIESMKRTTEIVAQTNPDIIDINYGCPVKKVACKGAGAGILQDIPKMVSMTAEIVKSTSIPVTVKTRLGWDDKSKHIVEVAERLQDVGIAAISIHGRTRQQMYKGEADWTLIGEVKKNSRMVIPVFGNGDISSPEKALEYKNKYGVDGIMIGRAAIGYPWIFNEIKHYFKHGEYLPQPSVIDRVEAAREHLKLSVEWKGKGLGIVEMRRHYSNYFKGLPNFKDMRTVLVTSNNLEEIYETLDRITIEFADSILGE, encoded by the coding sequence ATGTCAGTTAAAATTCGTGATATTGAATTGGGAGAATTTCCTCTGTTGCTTGCTCCAATGGAAGATGTGAGTGATCCTCCATTCAGAGCTTTGTGTAAAAAACACGGCGCAGATTTAATGTACACTGAATTTATTTCAAGTGAAGGGTTGATTCGTGATGCGGTGAAGTCAAAACAGAAATTGGATATTTTTGAATATGAACGACCAATTGGAATTCAAATTTTTGGTAGTGATATAGAATCAATGAAACGCACAACAGAAATTGTTGCGCAGACAAATCCTGATATCATTGATATTAATTATGGGTGTCCGGTAAAAAAAGTTGCATGCAAAGGAGCAGGTGCCGGCATACTGCAGGATATTCCAAAAATGGTAAGTATGACTGCTGAAATAGTGAAGTCAACTTCTATACCGGTTACAGTTAAAACAAGATTGGGTTGGGATGATAAATCAAAACATATTGTTGAGGTTGCTGAGCGTTTGCAGGATGTAGGTATAGCTGCAATTTCAATTCACGGCCGCACAAGACAACAAATGTATAAAGGTGAGGCTGATTGGACGCTGATTGGAGAAGTGAAAAAAAATTCTCGCATGGTGATTCCTGTTTTTGGAAACGGAGATATTTCATCACCTGAAAAAGCACTGGAGTATAAAAATAAATACGGCGTTGATGGTATCATGATTGGTCGTGCTGCAATTGGTTACCCTTGGATATTTAATGAAATAAAACATTACTTCAAGCACGGTGAATATCTTCCACAACCATCCGTAATTGATCGTGTTGAAGCTGCACGTGAACATTTGAAATTGTCCGTTGAGTGGAAAGGAAAAGGATTAGGCATTGTAGAAATGCGCAGACATTATTCAAATTATTTTAAAGGGCTACCTAACTTTAAAGATATGAGAACGGTGTTGGTTACGTCTAATAATTTGGAGGAGATTTATGAAACGCTGGATCGCATTACAATAGAATTTGCTGATTCAATTTTAGGTGAATAA